One genomic window of Channa argus isolate prfri chromosome 5, Channa argus male v1.0, whole genome shotgun sequence includes the following:
- the fbxo42 gene encoding F-box only protein 42, translated as MFGCCSGTSGADTGEQQKKHTQSQPPKAKSTTTTMSRSLDNEDGYFVAMDTEDDGTEPARITEDAEEKMGSCRQEGNMDSGAKGGGRTMIELPEEVLEYILSFLSPYQEHKTAALVCKQWYRLIKGVAHQCYHGFLRAVQEGNIQWESRTYPYPGTPITQRFSHSACYYDSNQSMYVFGGCTQSSCNAAFNDLWRLDLNSKEWIRPLASGSYPSPKAGATLVMHKDLLVLFGGWTRPSPYPLHQPERFFDEIHTYSPSKNWWNCIVTTHGPPPMAGHSSSVIGNTMVVFGGSLGARQMSNEVWVLDLEQWSWSKPPISGPSPHPRGGQSQIVIDDQTLLILGGCGGPNALLKDAWLLHMDAPSWRWQQLQVENDDHGAPELWCHPACRVGQCVVVFSQAPSGRAPLSPSLNSRPSPISATPAPLGPEPPSLRSQSPVRSGAAGVVLGAVEEAPCVNGRWGTLRPRPSARGSARDGSPSSSQQPSPSQGPDSPPLPPLHQLLNGSSPSPRTSPAQAASPPSRPLPPASTDYGWESPPSASHHPEAPSTNGLHTPPSGSPHTPPGAVSPAALRRGLEAVKNRFSSSLPSSSSSSSLHTQGASPGGGSGGGAGPPGTPPSSSSSPPQAPGADGHAIPPIARRLGHHPPQSLNVGKPLYQCLNCKPMQMYVLDVSRAKSAGLVSWRVYGNGTPAAVTGPPETSLHTVVQGRGELIIFGGLMDKKQNVKYYPKTNALYFVRAKR; from the exons ACAATGTCCCGCTCTCTTGACAATGAGGATGGATActttgttgccatggatacagaGGACGATGGTACAGAACCTGCCAGGATAACAGAGGATGCAGAAGAAAAAATGGGGTCCTGCCGACAAGAAGGAAACATGGACAGTGGTGCCAAAGGAGGGGGCAGAACAATGATAGAGCTGCCAGAGGAAGTTCTTGAATATATTCTGTCCTTCCTTTCACCTTATCAGGAGCACAAGACTGCTGCGCTTGTATGTAAGCAGTGGTATCGCCTCATTAAAG GCGTTGCTCATCAGTGCTACCATGGTTTTTTGAGAGCTGTCCAGGAAGGAAATATCCAGTGGGAAAGTCGCACATACCCGTATCCAGGAACCCCTATAACTCAGCGCTTTTCACACA GTGCATGTTATTATGACTCAAACCAGTCCATGTATGTGTTTGGAGGTTGCACTCAGAGTAGCTGCAACGCTGCCTTTAATGACCTATGGAGACTTGACCTCAACAGCAAGGAGTGGATTCGTCCTTTGGCCTCAG GCTCTTACCCATCTCCTAAAGCTGGAGCAACTCTAGTGATGCACAAAGATTTGTTAGTGCTCTTTGGCGGTTGGACCCGTCCCAGCCCATACCCACTACACCAACCAGAAAGGTTTTTTGATGAAATCCACACTTATTCTCCTTCAAAGAATTG GTGGAACTGTATAGTAACAACACATGGACCTCCACCTATGGCTGGCCATTCTTCCTCTGTAATTGGAAACACCATGGTGGTGTTTGGAGGGTCATTGGGAGCACGTCAAAT GAGTAATGAAGTCTGGGTTCTGGATCTTGAACAGTGGTCTTGGTCCAAACCGCCCATATCTGGCCCATCGCCCCATCCGCGTGGAGGGCAGTCACAA ATCGTGATTGATGATCAGACCTTGCTCATCTTGGGTGGATGTGGTGGTCCTAATGCA CTCCTAAAAGATGCCTGGCTTCTTCACATGGATGCGCCATCGTGGAGGTGGCAGCAGCTGCAAGTAGAAAATGATGACCATGGAGCCCCTGAGCTTTGGTGCCATCCAGCATGTCGG GTGGGCCAGTGTGTGGTGGTTTTCTCACAGGCTCCATCTGGCCGTGCACCTCTCAGCCCAAGTCTTAACTCGCGGCCCTCCCCCATAAGTGCCACACCTGCCCCTCTGGGCCCTGAACCACCTTCTTTGCGCTCACAGTCTCCTGTTCGGAGTGGGGCTGCAGGTGTTGTCCTGGGAGCTGTCGAAGAGGCTCCATGTGTAAATGGTCGATGGGGCACGCTTAGACCTCGGCCTTCAGCGAGAGGAAGTGCCAGAGATGGAAGTCCATCCTCATCCCAGCAGCCATCTCCCTCACAAGGCCCAGACagccctcctcttcctccactccACCAGTTATTAAATGGATCCTCTCCTTCACCCCGTACCAGCCCAGCCCAGGCTGCATCTCCTCCCTCTCGTCCTCTCCCTCCTGCCTCTACAGACTATGGCTGGGAGTCTCCCCCTTCTGCCTCTCACCACCCTGAGGCACCCAGCACTAATGGCCTCCATACACCTCCGTCAGGCTCCCCTCACACTCCCCCAGGAGCAGTGTCCCCTGCTGCCTTACGACGAGGTCTAGAAGCAGTGAAAAACCGTTTTTCGTCATCCTTACCTTCCTCGTCTTCATCGTCTTCCCTTCACACGCAAGGAGCCTCTCctggaggaggaagtggtggaGGAGCTGGTCCTCCCGGAACCCCCCCATCATCATCCTCCAGCCCACCACAGGCTCCTGGAGCTGATGGACATGCTATCCCACCTATTGCACGGCGTCTTGGCCATCACCCACCACAGAGCCTGAACGTAGGAAAACCTCTGTACCAGTGTCTTAACTGCAAACCCATGCAGATGTATGTGCTAGATGTGTCCCGGGCCAAATCTGCAGGGCTTGTGTCCTGGAGAGTTTACGGGAATGGGACCCCTGCAGCAGTTACAGGGCCACCCGAAACCAGCCTTCACACTGTGGTACAGGGCAGGGGAGAGCTCATCATTTTTGGGGGCCTCatggacaaaaaacagaatgtgAAGTACTACCCTAAAACCAATGCCTTGTACTTTGTACGTGCTAAAAGGTAA